The DNA sequence ATGCAAGTCGAGCATTTGCTCGTGTACGAATTCGGGAATAGATTCTTCGCGCTTTTCCAAGTAATGCCCGCTATTACGTTTGTCTTCAATCTTTGTGTTGTTTGCAAGCGGCACGTTGGGGAGGTTCTCGTAAATCACGTCGTAATTTCGCTTGCCGTTTTGGAGCGGTTGCAAAAGGTCGCCGTTGCCGAATTCAAATTCGATTTTGGAGGTCTCTTTGATATTGCTTCGAACGTTCTGTGCAGCGGCGGCGACAACGCTTCTTTGCAAATCCGTGAAGCCTACGCGTTTTGCTCCCAAAAGCTCAATGCCGGTCAACACGTCAATGCCGGAACCTGTGCCGATGGAAACGAATGAATCAATGTCGTGACCCAATTTTTCACGAATCAGCTTGAATGCGGGGGCTGCAATGTAGGCAACCCAGTCGCTTTTAATGTCTTCTGTTTTCGGCAGGTAGGCGTGATCGGCAACTTCAATAGAGAGGTAATCTTTGATGCGCTTTGTCGCACCATTTAATGCAAGGTATTTATTGACA is a window from the Fibrobacter sp. UWB4 genome containing:
- a CDS encoding 50S ribosomal protein L11 methyltransferase yields the protein MSIVVDVNKYLALNGATKRIKDYLSIEVADHAYLPKTEDIKSDWVAYIAAPAFKLIREKLGHDIDSFVSIGTGSGIDVLTGIELLGAKRVGFTDLQRSVVAAAAQNVRSNIKETSKIEFEFGNGDLLQPLQNGKRNYDVIYENLPNVPLANNTKIEDKRNSGHYLEKREESIPEFVHEQMLDLHYLALKQARDYLAENGAVYSTLGGRVPLNAFIKLGELAGLRSEIFTYSWKVQAEPEDVISGYAAQEKAGLGPFRFYRADDLQKAFASVSIKDSGSRAFEIEKSLDSVKLTATAAYEAFKKGEVIGHTVAVLKSSLK